The Candidatus Hydrogenedentota bacterium genome includes a window with the following:
- a CDS encoding prepilin-type N-terminal cleavage/methylation domain-containing protein: protein MKKSNKGFTLIELMIVVAIIAIIAAIAIPNLLRSRMQSNESSAIGNLRTIVGAEVAYHAANYTYTAAFADLTGATPPFLDGTWDGTTKSGYNFVLGGDANNFTANANAAAYGTTGSKGFFTDASGVIRFANGADATAADAPIGE from the coding sequence ATGAAAAAGTCGAACAAAGGTTTCACGCTGATTGAACTGATGATCGTGGTCGCCATTATCGCCATTATCGCGGCGATCGCCATTCCGAACCTGCTTCGTTCGCGGATGCAGTCGAACGAATCGAGCGCGATTGGCAACCTGCGCACCATCGTGGGCGCCGAAGTGGCCTACCACGCCGCGAACTACACCTACACCGCCGCGTTTGCGGACCTGACGGGCGCGACCCCGCCCTTCCTGGACGGCACGTGGGATGGCACGACGAAGAGCGGGTACAACTTCGTGCTCGGCGGCGATGCGAACAACTTCACGGCCAATGCGAACGCCGCGGCCTACGGGACGACCGGCAGCAAGGGCTTCTTCACCGACGCCAGCGGCGTGATCCGCTTCGCGAATGGCGCGGACGCGACGGCCGCGGACGCCCCGATCGGCGAATAA